Proteins found in one Kwoniella bestiolae CBS 10118 chromosome 1, complete sequence genomic segment:
- a CDS encoding glyceraldehyde-3-phosphate dehydrogenase, whose amino-acid sequence MVVKVGINGFGRIGRIVLRNAIEHGDIEVVAVNDPFIDLEYMVYMFKYDSTHGRFKGSVETKDGKLYINNKPIAVYGERDPTAIKWGEAGADYVVESTGVFTTTDKASAHLKGGAKKVIISAPSADAPMFVCGVNLEQYKPEYKVISNASCTTNCLAPLAKVINDNFTIVEGLMTTVHATTATQKTVDGPSNKDWRGGRGAAANIIPSSTGAAKAVGKVIPSLNGKLTGMAFRVPTADVSVVDLVARLEKGASYDEIKAVIKKASESPELKGILGYTEDEVVSTDFVGATESSIFDAKAGIALNANFVKLVSWYDNEYGYSRRVCDLVAYIAGVDAKAQ is encoded by the exons ATGGTCGTCAAAGTAGGAATCAACGGTTTCG GTCGAATTGGTCGAATTGTTCTCAG AAACGCCATCGAACATGGTGACATTGAAGTCGTCGCCGTTAACGA TCCTTTCATCGATCTTGAGTACATG GTCTACATGTTCAAATACGATTCT ACCCACGGTCGATTCAAGGGATCCGTCGAGACCAAGGACGGTAAGCTCTACATCAACAACAAGCCTATCGCTGTCTACGGTGAACGAGACCCAACCGCCATCAAGTGGGGAGAGGCCGGTGCCGACTACGTCGTCGAATCCACCGGTgtcttcaccaccaccgacaAGGCCAGCGCCCATCTTAAGGGTGGTGCCAAGAAGGTAATCATCTCTGCTCCTTCAGCTGACGCCCCCAT GTTCGTCTGCGGTGTCAACCTCGAGCAATACAAGCCTGAATACAAAGTCATCTCCAACGCCTCTTGTACCACCAACTGTCTTGCTCCTCTTGCCAAAGTCATCAACGACAAC TTCACCATCGTCGAAGGTCTCATGACCACCGTTCAcgccaccaccgccaccCAAAAGACCGTTGATGGTCCTTCCAACA AGGACTggagaggtggtcgaggtgcTGCCGCCAACATCattccctcttccactgGTGCGGCCAAG GCCGTCGGAAAGGTCATCCCTTCCCTTAACGGTAAACTCACCGGTATGGCTTTCCGAGTCCCTACCGCTGATGTCTCCGTCGTCGACCTTGTCGCTCGACTCGAGAAGGGTGCTTCTTACGATGAAATCAAAGCTGTCATCAAGAAGGCTTCCGAGAGCCCCGAGCTCAAGGGTATTCTAGG TTACACTGAGGATGAAGTCGTCTCTACCGATTTCGTCGGCGCCACCGAGTCCTCTATCTTCGATGCTAAGGCTGGTATTGCCTTGAACGCCAACTTCGTCAAGCTCGTCAGTTGG TACGACAACGAATACGGTTACTCTCGACGAGTTTGTGACCTCGTTGCTTACATTGCCGGTGTTGATGCCAAAGCTCAATAA
- a CDS encoding protein phosphatase PP2A regulatory subunit B, with amino-acid sequence MEPANADSSSLWRFAQCFGDKGDVEDITEADIISTVEFDHTGDYLATGDKGGRVVLFERNEQKRGCEYKFYTEFQSHEPEFDYLKSLEIEEKINRIKWCKRQNAAHFLLSTNDKTIKLWKVFDKQIKVVAENNHSDGYAGGGNGPSQPPLRLPRMTTHDSITAAVPRKVYANAHAYHINSISVNSDGETYISADDLRVNLWNLNISDQSFNIVDIKPVNMEELTEVITAAEFHPIHCNLFMYSSSKGTIKLADMRDSALCDQHSKQFEEEEDPTQKSFFSEIISSISDVKFSQDGRYILSRDYLTLKIWDINMENKPVKTINIHDHLRQKLCDLYENDCIFDKFECTFSGDGSQVLTGSYHNYFRIYDVNGDNDVVLQADKSAFKAKKIGGARGKAPGKKEGMQTEGIDFAKKILHASWHPKENTIAIAATNNLFLYSTLS; translated from the exons ATGGAGCCTGCTAATGCTGACTCGAGCTCCCTTTGGCGTTTCGCCCAATGCTTTGGTGACAAGGGTGACGTAGAAGACATcacagagg ctgatatcataTCCACCGTCGAGTTTGATCACACGGGTGATTACCTTGCAACTGGTGACAAGGGTGGTAGAGTCGTATTGTTTGAGAGGAatgagcag AAACGGGGATGTGAATACAAATTCTATACCGAA TTTCAATCTCATGAGCCTGAATTCGATTACTTAAAGTCGTTAGAGATCGAAGAAAAGATCAATAGAATCAAATGGTGTAAGAGACAAAATGCCGCTCATTTCCTGCTTAGTACAAATG ATAAAACCATCAAATTATGGAAGGTGTTTGATAAGCAGATCAAGGTCGTCGCAGAGAATAACCATTCTGATGGCTatgctggtggtggtaacGGACCGTCACAACCTCCTCTACGACTACCCCGCATGACCACTCATGACTCCATCACCGCTGCCGTTCCTCGAAAAGTTTACGCCAACGCCCACGCCTATCACATCAACTCTATATCAGTCAACTCCGATGGGGAGACTTACATCTCCGCAGATGATTTGAGAGTTAATTTGTGGAATCTGAACATCAGCGATCAAAGTTTCA ACATCGTTGACATCAAGCCCGTCAACATGGAAGAATTGACGGAAGTCATTACTGCTGCCGAATTCCATCCCATACATTGCAATCTGTTCATGTACTCAAGCTCAAAAGGTACTATCAAGTTAGCGGATATGAGAGACTCTGCTTTGTGTGATCAACATTCAAAAC AatttgaagaagaggaggatccTACCCAAAAGTCATTCTTTTCCGaaatcatctcatccatatccGATGTCAAGTTCTCGCAGGATGGACGATATATCTTGTCTCGAGATTATCTAACTCTCAAGATATGGGATATCAATATGGAGAACAAGCCCGTCAAGACCATCAACATTCACGATCACTTGAGGCAAAAGCTTTGTGATCTGTATGAGAATGACTGTATCTTTGACAAGTTCGAGTGCACTTTTAGCGGAGACGGAAG CCAAGTCTTGACCGGATCCTATCACAACTACTTCCGAATCTACGATGTGAATGGCGACAACGACGTTGTGTTGCAAGCGGACAAATCAGCCTtcaaagcgaagaagatTGGCGGAGCAAGGGGAAAAGCACCaggaaagaaagaaggtATGCAAACGGAGGGAATAGACTTTGCAAAGAAGATC TTACATGCAAGCTGGCATCCAAAGGAAAACACCATTGCT ATCGCCGCGACCAACAATCT ATTCCTATACTCAACATTGTCATAA